ACCCGTCTCCTGCTCCGCCGGCTGGTCACAATATGAAAAGACTGTCTGAGACAGTCTTTTCATTTCCAAAACGGGCTCTAGAAGGAGTGTTCCGGCAAAAGGCCCCTTCCCTGTTTCTGCCGCGCAGCAGCGCCCTCAGGGCCGTCCGCTGAGGGTGATCAGGGTCGTGTCGCCCTCCTGGGCTGCGAGGTACTGCAGTTCGGGGACGCCCGCACGGCCCAGAAAAGCGGCGTAGTTGCCCGGCCCGATGTCCTCGTCCGTGATCTGCCGGTAGCCCCCCTGCCCCAGCAGCGGCACCAGGGCGCGCGGCTGCCAACCCGGCAGGCGGTACTGCTCGACCCGGCTCTCGCCCGCCCGGACCTCCTGGCGGTAGCTGCGGCTGGAGGGGCATTCGGGCTGGGCGATGTCAGGGACGGCGGCCACGTCCTTCCACAGCATGCCAGGGCGCTCGATGCAGTACAGCGCCCCCTGCCAGCGGGCCTCGCGGGCAAACCACACCCCTATGCCCACCCCCAGCAGCGCGAGCACAAGCACGCCGGCCATCACAGCGCCGGGGCGCAACCTATTCCGCAGCATGCTCAAGGGTGCTCTCGATCAGGACGGTCACGTGGTGGTCGAGCAGGCGGTAATACGCCACCCGCCCCTGCTTGCGAAAGGTCACGACCCGGCCCGCCCGCAGCAGGCGCAGCTGGTGGCTCACCGCGCTCTCGCTGAGGCCCACCACCGCTGCCAGATCGCACACGCACAGCTCGCGCGCCTTCAGAGCGCTCAGGAGCCGCAGGCGGGTGGGGTCCCCCACCAGTTTCAGCAGGGTGGTGGCCCGCTCCACGCAACTGTCTTGAGGCTGAAGCGCGCGGGCAACCTCCACCGCCCCGGGATGCACACACTTCACCTCACACGCGTCGTCCTGCGCCGGGGTCTTTCCCGGACGCCCGGGCAACTGCCGGTGCAGGACCGTCATGCGGGTCGCCCCCGACGGGACGCCAGAGAGGTCCGGGCGGGGGGGGCCACGCCCGAATCCTGCCCGCGCCAGCCCAGCAGCCGCAGCGCGTTGGCAGTCACCAGGGCCGTCGCTCCGGTATCGGCCAGAACCGCCATCCACAGGTTGGTGTAGCCCAGCAGGGTGGTGAC
This DNA window, taken from Deinococcus aerophilus, encodes the following:
- a CDS encoding ArsR/SmtB family transcription factor, with translation MTVLHRQLPGRPGKTPAQDDACEVKCVHPGAVEVARALQPQDSCVERATTLLKLVGDPTRLRLLSALKARELCVCDLAAVVGLSESAVSHQLRLLRAGRVVTFRKQGRVAYYRLLDHHVTVLIESTLEHAAE